From Methanolobus chelungpuianus, a single genomic window includes:
- a CDS encoding NOG1 family protein, whose translation MIFEKIHTVPTSDELVDKAFRRATRAMSGKTITGRETALKANESMILTAANILTDNLSNAVRRFPSFDRVQPFYYELADILVGVDDLRKALGRIEWASAKIHDVARDHVGKMRRSKDPIMVRKQAFGRMGSIMKSIDKELLLLNEARNKLRKLPAVHDEPTIVVAGYPNIGKSSFVSKATGATPEIAPYPFTTKGVSIGHFMIGNERYQVMDTPGLLDRPMSERNEIELQAISALKHLKAVVLFIIDPTETCGYEIKDQENMLREVRQQFPLPILVVANKSDLPQFRELDFVDMKMSTMTGEGIPAVMDRLVKMIEENKNKEKETE comes from the coding sequence ATGATATTTGAAAAAATCCACACTGTCCCTACATCTGATGAACTCGTGGACAAGGCATTCAGGAGAGCCACCCGTGCAATGTCCGGAAAGACGATCACCGGAAGGGAGACAGCACTCAAGGCTAACGAGTCAATGATACTGACCGCGGCCAACATACTTACCGATAACCTCTCAAATGCAGTGCGCCGCTTCCCCAGCTTCGACAGGGTCCAGCCCTTCTATTACGAGCTGGCAGACATACTTGTAGGTGTCGATGACCTTAGGAAGGCCCTGGGCAGGATCGAGTGGGCAAGCGCCAAGATACATGACGTGGCCAGGGACCATGTAGGAAAGATGCGCCGCTCAAAAGACCCCATTATGGTAAGGAAGCAGGCCTTTGGCCGCATGGGCTCCATTATGAAGTCCATTGATAAGGAACTGCTGCTGCTCAATGAGGCGCGCAACAAGCTCAGGAAGCTGCCTGCAGTACATGATGAACCCACAATCGTCGTCGCAGGCTATCCCAACATCGGCAAATCCAGTTTCGTATCAAAGGCTACCGGGGCGACACCGGAGATTGCACCATACCCCTTCACAACAAAAGGCGTGTCCATAGGGCACTTCATGATAGGCAATGAAAGGTACCAGGTGATGGATACCCCGGGACTGCTGGACAGGCCCATGTCCGAGCGAAATGAGATTGAGCTGCAGGCCATCTCTGCGCTGAAGCATCTCAAGGCCGTCGTCCTGTTCATAATCGACCCCACTGAGACCTGCGGATACGAGATCAAGGACCAGGAGAACATGCTCAGAGAGGTCAGGCAGCAGTTCCCGCTACCCATACTGGTAGTTGCGAACAAGTCCGATCTTCCGCAGTTCAGGGAACTGGATTTCGTCGACATGAAAATGTCCACGATGACAGGGGAGGGCATCCCTGCGGTCATGGACAGGCTTGTGAAAATGATAGAGGAAAATAAGAACAAAGAGAAGGAAACAGAGTAA
- a CDS encoding NAD(P)H-hydrate dehydratase, with the protein MEAITPSRMRAVDINCAYLGMSPLQLMENAGAGIAREISSQTRSATVLFVAGRGNNGGDAFVAARHLSLIPGFRVRLLLLGSASLIRTAEARTNFDLLRYSGVDDVKEIRDSADLRSYPGWKDADIIVDGVLGSGMKGLPREPESSAIDLINAADAFVISIDSPSGFDAGTGSVEKCVRADLTLTFHKMKAGLALPSSKALTGEVRVLGIGVCRDAEEFVGPGDLRNLTVRSNSAHKGNSGSILVIGGGPYSGAPAFAALAALRAGADLVTLAVPGSISGTIAGYSPDLIVAGGLHGDRLCPEHVPFIRRLISSSDVVIIGPGLGRDGATLEAIGQILPLCRKAVIDADALYQLPLPLPDGGEYILTPHGGEFFRLRGNRPGITPSLQEKKELVRSFSLDSHAVTVLKGSIDIISDGEETRFNRTGNAGMTVGGTGDVLAGVVGALFATNSAFDAASCGCFINGAAGDLAFGEKGYGLLASDVIQNIPYVMKQEW; encoded by the coding sequence ATGGAAGCTATCACACCATCAAGAATGCGGGCAGTGGACATCAATTGTGCATATCTGGGTATGAGTCCCCTGCAGCTGATGGAGAATGCAGGCGCGGGTATTGCCCGGGAGATCAGCTCGCAGACCCGCAGCGCAACAGTGCTGTTCGTTGCAGGCAGGGGTAATAACGGAGGAGATGCTTTTGTGGCTGCTAGGCACCTTTCCCTTATTCCCGGGTTCCGGGTGAGGTTGCTCCTGCTGGGCAGTGCGTCCCTGATAAGGACTGCGGAAGCGAGGACCAATTTCGATCTGCTAAGATACAGCGGGGTCGATGATGTGAAGGAAATACGCGATTCTGCAGACCTGCGTTCCTACCCCGGCTGGAAGGATGCCGACATAATCGTTGATGGTGTGCTTGGGTCGGGAATGAAGGGCCTTCCGAGGGAGCCGGAATCAAGCGCAATAGACCTTATCAACGCCGCGGATGCTTTTGTCATTTCCATAGACTCTCCCTCCGGTTTTGATGCAGGGACAGGCAGTGTGGAAAAATGCGTGAGGGCGGACCTGACCCTTACGTTCCATAAAATGAAGGCTGGCCTTGCTTTACCCTCCTCAAAGGCCCTTACAGGTGAGGTCCGTGTCCTGGGGATAGGTGTCTGCAGGGATGCCGAGGAATTTGTGGGACCGGGAGATCTGAGGAATCTTACTGTGAGAAGCAACTCCGCACATAAGGGCAATTCCGGCAGCATCCTGGTAATTGGAGGTGGACCATATTCCGGAGCACCTGCTTTTGCCGCCCTTGCAGCTTTAAGGGCAGGCGCAGACCTGGTGACGCTTGCGGTCCCCGGGAGCATATCCGGGACAATAGCCGGCTATTCTCCGGACCTGATTGTGGCAGGCGGCTTGCACGGTGACCGGTTATGCCCGGAGCACGTCCCTTTTATCAGGCGTCTCATTAGTTCAAGTGATGTTGTTATCATAGGCCCGGGTCTCGGGAGGGACGGAGCAACCCTTGAAGCCATCGGGCAGATACTGCCATTATGCAGGAAGGCCGTTATTGATGCCGATGCACTTTATCAGTTGCCCTTGCCTTTGCCGGATGGAGGCGAATACATACTGACCCCGCACGGGGGGGAATTCTTCCGCCTTAGGGGCAACAGGCCGGGAATTACTCCTTCCCTTCAGGAGAAAAAGGAACTGGTGCGCAGCTTCTCCCTGGATAGTCATGCTGTGACAGTACTGAAGGGAAGTATAGATATAATATCCGATGGGGAAGAAACAAGATTCAACAGAACGGGAAATGCAGGCATGACCGTGGGGGGCACAGGTGACGTGCTTGCAGGTGTCGTTGGGGCATTGTTTGCCACCAACAGCGCCTTCGATGCAGCATCTTGCGGCTGCTTTATCAACGGTGCAGCGGGTGATCTGGCCTTTGGCGAGAAGGGGTACGGGTTGCTTGCAAGCGATGTCATTCAGAATATCCCTTATGTTATGAAGCAGGAGTGGTAA
- a CDS encoding pyridoxal phosphate-dependent aminotransferase, with protein sequence MTSPRFAQRVLSIDISGIRKMFEAAGSNAINLGLGQPDFDTPAHIKQAAVDAINEGFTGYTHGAGIPELRQALSSKFERENNFSVTPNEVIVTSGASEALELAIASLVDPGDEVLIANPGFVSYNALVELMGGKVTPVPLADDLTLRPEDIAERISPRTKAFIVNSPANPTGAVQSRSDMKAFAEIADDHGITLISDEVYEHFIYEGEHVSPARYSDNVITVNATSKTYSMTGWRLGYIAARQQYVDQMIKVHQYVQACANSIAQKAALAALNGPIEPVVQMREEFRQRRDLIVKGLNSLGIKCDPPKGAFYAFPEVDDYLEVVRKCISNGVVVVPGTAFGSGGEGHMRLSYATSQAQIKRALEIMEKVL encoded by the coding sequence ATGACTTCTCCCAGGTTTGCACAAAGGGTGCTGAGCATCGACATATCCGGTATCAGGAAGATGTTCGAAGCTGCAGGGTCCAATGCCATCAATCTCGGACTCGGGCAGCCGGACTTTGATACTCCTGCCCATATCAAGCAGGCAGCTGTTGATGCCATTAACGAGGGTTTCACCGGTTATACACACGGGGCGGGCATCCCTGAACTCAGGCAGGCACTAAGCTCCAAATTCGAGAGGGAGAACAATTTCAGTGTAACTCCCAACGAGGTAATTGTTACCTCCGGGGCATCTGAAGCTCTGGAACTGGCTATTGCCTCCCTTGTTGACCCTGGTGATGAGGTGCTCATCGCAAACCCTGGTTTTGTTTCCTATAACGCCCTTGTGGAGCTCATGGGTGGTAAGGTGACCCCAGTTCCTCTTGCAGACGACCTCACATTGAGGCCCGAGGACATCGCGGAGAGGATCTCCCCGCGCACAAAGGCGTTCATCGTCAACTCTCCGGCAAACCCGACCGGTGCCGTGCAGAGCAGGAGTGACATGAAGGCCTTTGCAGAGATTGCCGACGACCATGGCATCACTCTCATCTCGGACGAGGTCTATGAGCATTTCATCTATGAAGGGGAGCATGTGAGCCCTGCCCGGTACTCGGACAATGTGATAACCGTCAATGCGACGTCCAAGACATATTCCATGACCGGCTGGAGGCTTGGCTATATTGCAGCAAGGCAGCAGTATGTTGACCAGATGATAAAGGTGCATCAGTATGTACAGGCATGCGCCAACTCCATTGCCCAGAAGGCAGCCCTTGCAGCACTGAACGGTCCCATAGAGCCTGTCGTGCAAATGCGCGAGGAGTTCAGGCAGCGCAGGGACCTGATCGTTAAAGGCCTGAACTCCCTTGGCATAAAGTGCGATCCGCCCAAGGGTGCATTCTACGCATTTCCTGAAGTCGATGACTATCTGGAAGTCGTGCGGAAATGCATCTCCAACGGTGTTGTCGTTGTGCCGGGAACTGCCTTCGGGAGCGGGGGGGAAGGTCACATGCGCCTGTCCTATGCCACGTCCCAGGCACAGATAAAGAGAGCTCTTGAGATTATGGAAAAGGTCCTTTGA
- a CDS encoding endonuclease III domain-containing protein: MSVRNKDLLQIYHILREELGPQYWWPAETAFEVVVGAMLTQQTKWSNVEKAICALREHGLLEPGTLAEADIALIEKLVRCCGFYCQKASRLKGVAAYFIEHPMDAVFSLPADTLRQRMLSLKGVGNETADSIVLYAAHKPSFVIDAYTTRIMKCMGVEGDYMRLKSLFESSLPVDVGIYQEYHALIVEYSKRFCGKKRCDECLLLRQDLCE; the protein is encoded by the coding sequence ATGAGCGTGAGAAATAAAGATCTGCTTCAGATCTATCATATACTCCGGGAAGAATTAGGCCCTCAATACTGGTGGCCTGCTGAAACGGCTTTTGAAGTTGTGGTAGGTGCGATGCTTACCCAGCAGACCAAGTGGTCCAACGTTGAAAAAGCTATATGTGCTCTCAGGGAGCATGGTCTGCTCGAACCCGGGACTCTTGCGGAAGCGGATATCGCCCTGATTGAGAAGCTGGTCCGATGCTGTGGTTTCTATTGCCAGAAAGCTTCCCGCCTGAAGGGTGTTGCAGCATACTTCATTGAACATCCCATGGATGCTGTGTTCTCATTGCCCGCCGATACTTTGAGGCAGAGGATGCTGTCCCTTAAAGGCGTGGGCAATGAGACCGCGGACAGCATAGTGCTCTATGCCGCCCACAAGCCAAGCTTTGTAATAGATGCATACACGACCCGTATAATGAAATGCATGGGAGTGGAAGGCGATTACATGAGGCTTAAGAGCCTCTTTGAGAGCAGCCTGCCAGTGGATGTTGGTATATATCAGGAGTACCATGCATTGATTGTAGAGTATTCGAAGAGATTCTGCGGAAAGAAAAGATGTGATGAGTGTCTGCTATTACGGCAAGACCTCTGTGAATAA
- a CDS encoding DHH family phosphoesterase, translated as MNAVAKETTTTDRIKIRPTYLILGSGSFGFALAKELRELDKDLIIVDKDAQKVETLRDEAYEAIVGDVGDPALLDRINTKNLSGILILSSDTQANKAALENVRKKVSRDVYCVARATDVINMQEMESMGADLVIMPPRMVAKSLSRSLERAEGLRRGNKMAQWFESIRNKKMAIMVHNNPDPDAIASALALKAIANSHDIRSDIIYHGEIGHQENKAFVNLLGIDLYRYDDIEITSYDKIAMVDCSGPGANNPLPTNTHIGIIIDHHPITDSEIDAEFIDIRPNVGASSTIVTKYLQELNIDIDSKLATALLYGIRTDTMDFKRNTDSADLSAASYLYPLSDHDILDQLERPSMSIETLDVLGEAINNRQVIGSYLLSNVGSIRDRDTLPQAADYLLNLEGISTTVVFGVSEDKIFISGRSNDIRINLGDIMKRAFGEEAGGGHANAAAARIDLGVFSAAKDRQTLLRLVNEAVVKRFLTAVGVEEDDL; from the coding sequence ATTAACGCCGTTGCTAAGGAGACCACCACAACCGACAGGATCAAGATAAGACCCACCTATCTCATACTTGGAAGTGGGAGTTTCGGTTTTGCATTGGCCAAGGAACTCAGGGAGCTTGACAAAGACCTGATAATTGTGGATAAGGACGCACAGAAGGTCGAGACCCTGCGCGATGAGGCGTATGAGGCCATTGTCGGCGATGTGGGCGATCCTGCACTCCTTGACAGGATCAACACAAAGAACCTGTCAGGCATACTTATTCTCAGCTCAGATACCCAGGCAAACAAAGCCGCCCTTGAGAATGTCAGGAAGAAAGTATCAAGGGACGTATACTGTGTCGCCAGGGCCACTGATGTTATTAATATGCAGGAAATGGAATCCATGGGTGCCGACCTTGTTATCATGCCTCCCAGAATGGTCGCTAAATCCCTCTCAAGATCCCTTGAGCGTGCCGAAGGGCTCAGGCGCGGCAATAAGATGGCTCAGTGGTTTGAGAGTATAAGGAACAAAAAGATGGCCATCATGGTGCATAACAACCCGGACCCTGATGCCATTGCCAGCGCCCTTGCACTGAAAGCGATAGCAAATTCCCACGACATACGCTCCGATATCATCTATCACGGAGAGATAGGCCACCAGGAGAACAAGGCTTTTGTGAACCTGCTGGGCATCGACCTTTACAGGTATGACGATATAGAGATAACATCCTATGACAAGATCGCCATGGTGGACTGTTCCGGCCCCGGGGCCAACAATCCCCTGCCTACCAATACTCACATAGGTATCATTATCGATCACCATCCCATCACTGATTCTGAGATAGACGCAGAGTTCATAGACATACGTCCTAACGTAGGGGCCTCCTCAACCATCGTAACAAAGTATCTGCAGGAGCTCAACATCGATATCGACAGCAAGCTTGCTACAGCCCTGCTGTACGGGATAAGGACCGATACCATGGACTTTAAGAGGAACACTGACTCCGCCGACCTCTCGGCAGCGTCCTACCTTTATCCGCTTTCGGACCATGACATCCTTGACCAGCTTGAACGCCCTTCCATGTCGATAGAAACGCTGGACGTGCTGGGAGAGGCCATCAACAACCGTCAGGTAATTGGGAGCTACCTGCTGTCTAACGTAGGAAGCATCCGTGACAGGGACACACTTCCCCAGGCTGCAGACTACCTGCTCAACCTTGAGGGCATCTCAACCACCGTCGTCTTCGGTGTCAGCGAGGACAAGATCTTCATCTCAGGAAGGAGCAACGATATCCGCATCAATCTGGGAGACATCATGAAACGCGCTTTCGGAGAGGAGGCCGGCGGAGGACATGCCAATGCGGCAGCTGCACGGATAGACCTCGGGGTCTTCAGCGCAGCAAAGGACAGGCAGACCCTTCTAAGACTGGTGAACGAAGCCGTGGTCAAGCGCTTCCTCACAGCCGTGGGCGTGGAAGAGGACGACCTCTGA
- a CDS encoding 3-isopropylmalate dehydratase large subunit, translating into MSTNTDQAMTISEKIFSKASGKTVKAGEFVMANIDRAMTHDITGPLAVEGFYEIMRDKEEKKVWDPSKIVILFDHQVPADSLNAAANHIMLRKFAKEQGIINYDVYEGVCHQVMPEKGHVKPGDLVVGSDSHTCAYGALGAFSTGIGSTDMAAVFASGKLWFKVPETIRFEVNGKLPKHVYSKDVILHLIGDVGAEGARYKAAEYAGSTVRDMPMSERMTVSNMAIEMGGKAGIIEADKVTEKYLQERIPGFKLDPYWKSDKDAVFSERREYDVSNLEPQVACPHNVDNVKPVSEVEGIKVDQVFVGSCTNGRFEDIEIVARMMGDEPVAKGVRLLIIPASRTEYMKVLRAGYIEQFMEAGAMVESPCCGPCMGGSFGLLGDGEVGLATSNRNFKGREGSPQSFVYLSSPATAAASALTGEITDPRKI; encoded by the coding sequence ATGTCCACCAACACCGACCAAGCAATGACGATCTCTGAGAAGATCTTTTCCAAGGCTTCCGGGAAAACGGTAAAAGCCGGCGAATTCGTAATGGCCAACATAGACAGGGCAATGACCCATGATATCACAGGACCCCTTGCTGTGGAAGGGTTTTATGAGATCATGCGGGACAAGGAAGAGAAAAAGGTCTGGGACCCCAGCAAGATAGTGATCCTCTTTGACCACCAGGTGCCTGCAGATTCCCTTAACGCTGCTGCGAATCACATAATGCTCAGGAAATTCGCAAAGGAGCAGGGCATCATCAATTATGACGTTTATGAGGGCGTGTGTCACCAGGTCATGCCCGAGAAGGGACATGTTAAGCCCGGAGACCTTGTAGTCGGTTCCGATTCACACACCTGCGCCTACGGCGCACTTGGCGCATTCTCCACAGGCATAGGCTCGACTGATATGGCTGCGGTCTTTGCTTCCGGCAAGCTCTGGTTCAAGGTTCCCGAGACCATCAGGTTCGAGGTCAACGGGAAGCTTCCGAAGCATGTGTATTCCAAGGATGTCATCCTCCACCTGATAGGCGACGTAGGCGCCGAGGGAGCAAGGTACAAGGCTGCAGAATATGCAGGCTCAACTGTCAGGGATATGCCGATGTCCGAGCGTATGACAGTGTCCAACATGGCTATCGAGATGGGAGGCAAGGCAGGCATAATAGAAGCTGACAAGGTGACAGAGAAGTACCTGCAGGAACGCATCCCCGGATTCAAACTGGACCCCTACTGGAAGTCAGACAAGGATGCAGTATTCTCTGAGAGAAGGGAGTACGATGTAAGCAATCTCGAACCCCAGGTTGCCTGCCCCCACAACGTGGACAACGTTAAACCTGTAAGCGAGGTGGAAGGCATCAAGGTTGACCAGGTCTTTGTAGGATCATGTACAAATGGCAGGTTCGAGGATATAGAGATAGTTGCCAGGATGATGGGTGACGAGCCCGTTGCAAAAGGAGTAAGGCTGCTTATAATACCCGCCTCCAGGACCGAGTATATGAAGGTGCTCAGGGCAGGCTATATCGAGCAGTTCATGGAAGCCGGCGCAATGGTGGAATCACCCTGCTGCGGACCATGCATGGGAGGCTCCTTCGGGCTTCTCGGAGATGGCGAGGTGGGCCTGGCTACATCCAACAGGAACTTCAAGGGAAGGGAAGGAAGCCCGCAGTCATTCGTCTATCTCAGCTCCCCTGCAACGGCTGCAGCCTCCGCACTTACCGGAGAGATCACTGATCCGAGAAAGATATAA
- a CDS encoding CBS domain-containing protein, translating into MELAPIQKDILIALINLQREKDRAVKGEEIAELINRNPGTVRNQMQSLKVLGLVEGVPGPKGGYKATGDAYEALSITAMDHEAVVPLFRNDKLVDGATVAEISFTTVRHPDMCHGNIKVLGSIKSFEQGDKVQVGPTPVNKLVISGQVVGRDDTQNTLVFCISEMISLPKKPVKNYARMNIISINIGASIQETARLLVDHGIHGAPVKDNGEIVGIVTLTDIGDAVASGKMTARVKDIMTKELIAVDAETSLYDAVKIFDKHNIGFLLVSFEGVPRGVLSKKDVFHELTIY; encoded by the coding sequence ATGGAGCTGGCTCCTATCCAAAAAGACATTCTGATCGCGTTAATTAATCTTCAGAGAGAGAAAGATCGTGCTGTAAAGGGCGAAGAGATCGCCGAACTCATAAACCGCAATCCAGGTACTGTAAGAAACCAGATGCAATCCCTGAAAGTGCTTGGGCTTGTCGAAGGTGTCCCGGGTCCCAAAGGGGGATACAAGGCTACCGGCGATGCCTACGAGGCTCTCAGCATAACGGCTATGGACCATGAAGCGGTGGTGCCTCTCTTCAGGAATGACAAGCTGGTGGATGGCGCAACTGTGGCTGAGATAAGTTTCACCACTGTCAGGCATCCTGACATGTGCCACGGTAACATAAAGGTACTTGGCAGCATAAAAAGCTTTGAACAGGGTGATAAGGTGCAGGTGGGCCCGACGCCTGTGAATAAGTTGGTGATAAGCGGGCAAGTGGTGGGTCGTGACGATACGCAGAACACCTTGGTCTTCTGTATAAGCGAGATGATCTCCCTTCCCAAGAAACCTGTAAAGAACTATGCCCGCATGAATATCATTTCCATCAATATAGGTGCCAGTATACAGGAAACTGCAAGATTGCTCGTAGATCACGGTATTCACGGCGCACCTGTGAAAGATAACGGGGAAATAGTTGGGATAGTTACTTTAACTGATATAGGGGATGCCGTGGCAAGTGGCAAGATGACCGCAAGGGTCAAGGACATCATGACAAAGGAGCTTATCGCAGTGGATGCCGAGACTTCCCTGTATGATGCCGTTAAGATATTCGACAAGCATAACATAGGCTTCCTGCTGGTATCTTTCGAGGGGGTTCCCCGAGGCGTCCTGTCAAAGAAGGATGTATTCCACGAATTGACAATATACTGA
- a CDS encoding ribose-phosphate diphosphokinase, whose translation MKIIGGPASQALSSRVARELNLEPTVCDFTRFPDGELYTRILDEDVDEVTIIQSIITDSDFVALLQLIDACEDSPVINVVIPYMGYARQDRKFKTGEPISARAIARTINADRVFTVNVHKTSVLDYFNADAFDLDASQLIGQHIRSMGLKDALLVSPDAGAMEFVERTAKEIGYDCDYLEKTRISGDTVTIKTKSIDVQGRDIVLLDDMIATGGTMVESIKLLRAQGAKDVYLACVHPVLARNAVMRLHNAGVKDIISTDTIERIQSSVSVAPLIASTIKGIYNHKH comes from the coding sequence TTGAAGATCATAGGAGGACCCGCATCTCAGGCTCTCTCATCACGAGTTGCAAGGGAATTGAATCTGGAACCGACAGTATGCGATTTCACAAGGTTCCCTGACGGTGAGCTCTATACACGCATCCTGGACGAGGATGTGGACGAGGTCACTATAATACAGAGCATAATCACGGATTCTGATTTTGTAGCGTTGTTACAGCTCATAGACGCATGCGAGGACTCCCCGGTCATCAATGTTGTTATCCCCTACATGGGATATGCAAGGCAGGACCGGAAATTCAAGACCGGTGAACCTATCAGCGCAAGGGCTATTGCCCGGACCATTAACGCTGACAGGGTGTTCACAGTGAACGTCCACAAGACCAGCGTGCTGGACTATTTCAACGCTGATGCGTTTGACCTGGATGCCTCCCAGCTCATAGGCCAGCATATAAGGTCCATGGGCCTGAAGGATGCCCTGCTGGTCTCTCCTGATGCAGGGGCCATGGAGTTCGTGGAAAGGACTGCAAAGGAAATAGGGTACGACTGCGACTATCTTGAGAAGACGCGCATTTCCGGTGACACAGTGACCATCAAGACAAAGAGCATTGATGTGCAGGGCAGGGATATCGTGCTGCTGGACGATATGATAGCTACCGGCGGGACGATGGTGGAGTCCATAAAACTGCTTAGAGCTCAGGGTGCAAAAGATGTATATCTTGCCTGCGTGCATCCCGTGCTCGCAAGAAATGCTGTCATGAGACTGCACAATGCAGGTGTGAAGGACATAATCTCCACGGATACCATTGAGAGGATCCAGAGTTCTGTCAGTGTCGCGCCTCTGATAGCATCTACGATCAAGGGTATATACAATCATAAGCATTAA
- the hisE gene encoding phosphoribosyl-ATP diphosphatase: protein MPDADLSILNEIYTVILERKNTPADNSYVCSLLNHRKGINKILEKVGEESIETILAVRNDNREEIISESADLLFHLLVMLAAKDISLEEIAEEFKKRRK, encoded by the coding sequence ATGCCTGATGCCGACCTTTCCATTCTCAATGAGATCTACACAGTCATACTTGAACGTAAGAACACGCCGGCTGATAACTCCTATGTCTGCTCCCTGCTGAATCACAGGAAGGGCATTAACAAGATACTGGAGAAAGTGGGAGAAGAATCCATCGAAACCATACTGGCAGTCAGGAACGACAATAGGGAAGAGATAATCTCGGAGTCGGCCGACCTGCTCTTCCATCTGCTGGTGATGCTTGCAGCAAAGGACATCTCCCTTGAGGAGATTGCTGAAGAGTTCAAAAAGCGCAGGAAATAA
- the moaC gene encoding cyclic pyranopterin monophosphate synthase MoaC, giving the protein MTKNFTHIENDRAVMVDISNKDTVARKAMASGEIVLGRDTIGNIRNGTVEKGNVLSTARIAAILAVKKTPELIPMCHQIPITSVDVDFSIEDDHVSAVVEVRSVGRTGVEMEALTGVSTALLTIWDMVKSAEKDDTGNYPLTCIRNIRVLSKVKGTKTNV; this is encoded by the coding sequence TTGACAAAGAACTTCACTCATATAGAAAATGACCGTGCCGTCATGGTGGATATAAGCAACAAGGATACTGTTGCAAGAAAGGCAATGGCCTCGGGTGAGATCGTTCTGGGCAGGGACACTATCGGGAATATCAGGAATGGAACCGTTGAAAAGGGCAATGTGCTCTCTACTGCAAGGATAGCTGCCATTCTGGCAGTAAAAAAAACCCCGGAACTGATTCCCATGTGCCATCAGATACCCATCACCAGTGTGGATGTGGACTTCTCAATAGAGGATGACCATGTATCTGCAGTGGTGGAAGTACGTTCCGTTGGCAGGACGGGTGTTGAAATGGAGGCCCTTACAGGAGTCTCTACGGCGCTCCTGACCATATGGGATATGGTCAAGTCTGCCGAAAAGGACGATACCGGTAATTATCCCCTCACGTGTATACGCAATATCAGGGTCCTTTCAAAAGTCAAAGGGACCAAAACTAATGTATGA
- a CDS encoding YkgJ family cysteine cluster protein, with protein sequence MDSGFKDSLIATLREELEAAKTTDKEKVAAEVRTIGFSCLMCGRCCRREQGDNSVIVSPAEIQRICRYTGLEHGSVTKPPQSESDIPDLLAEKGNTDLIDPQGNIHTFGWELSRRENGDCVFMQEKREGNRCAIYDARPMLCSTYPFYMEDGELKVSECEGLGGETGFEESLVMAGKVIERYVEEIKETILLYENYGGFRKGPENINKAIANIREGIINYIVHDSTGSHRTTLRIVSDHNIKD encoded by the coding sequence ATGGATTCCGGGTTCAAAGATTCCCTTATTGCGACATTGAGAGAGGAACTTGAGGCTGCAAAGACAACAGATAAGGAGAAGGTTGCTGCAGAGGTACGCACTATTGGCTTTTCCTGCCTCATGTGCGGCAGATGCTGCCGCAGGGAGCAGGGGGACAATTCGGTCATAGTTAGCCCTGCCGAGATACAAAGGATATGCAGATACACAGGCCTTGAGCACGGCTCTGTTACCAAGCCCCCACAATCTGAGTCTGATATTCCGGATCTGCTAGCTGAAAAAGGAAATACGGACCTTATAGATCCCCAGGGCAACATCCACACCTTCGGCTGGGAGCTGTCCCGCCGGGAGAACGGGGACTGCGTTTTCATGCAGGAGAAAAGGGAAGGGAACAGATGCGCCATATACGACGCACGCCCCATGCTGTGCAGCACATATCCTTTCTACATGGAAGACGGAGAGCTGAAGGTGTCAGAATGTGAGGGACTTGGCGGAGAGACAGGTTTTGAAGAAAGCCTGGTCATGGCCGGAAAGGTCATTGAGAGGTATGTTGAAGAGATCAAGGAAACGATCCTGCTCTATGAGAACTACGGGGGTTTCCGGAAGGGACCTGAAAATATTAATAAGGCCATTGCGAATATACGGGAAGGTATTATTAACTATATAGTACATGACAGCACAGGCAGTCACAGAACTACCCTCAGGATAGTAAGCGATCACAACATCAAGGATTAA